Proteins encoded within one genomic window of Tidjanibacter massiliensis:
- a CDS encoding DNA-processing protein DprA, with protein sequence MTVDDIALTLQKGLGVRGAAHLLSLAGSASAVYAASEGELSGKFGLRSDIARALAAKTAHREAEEELRYMRRHGISAVASTDVDYPALLRECPDYPHVLYFVGDAAAFRGRMLSVVGTRAATVYGQQMCDVLVGRVAELAAGTAVVSGLAYGIDAAAHRAALRYGLRTVAVIANPLPGVTPVQHRALAHDIAERGGAVVTELHSRTRQNGAYFIPRNRIIAGMGEGTVVVESPAGGGALSTAALADGYGRIVMAVPGRAGDRCSAGANRLIMERRAAMVCSGDDIVRELGWDIACPGFIPVRESPPVLNGDERRIMECLHDGEAADMDTLALRSGIPIGQISAVLLGLELGGMVRALPGKRYEKS encoded by the coding sequence ATGACGGTGGACGACATAGCGCTTACGCTTCAAAAGGGACTCGGTGTCCGGGGAGCGGCACACCTGCTCTCCCTGGCGGGCAGTGCCTCTGCGGTGTATGCCGCATCGGAGGGGGAGCTGTCCGGAAAGTTCGGGCTGCGGAGCGACATCGCGCGTGCCCTGGCGGCGAAAACCGCGCATCGGGAGGCGGAAGAGGAGCTGCGCTACATGAGGCGCCACGGCATATCGGCTGTCGCATCCACGGATGTGGATTACCCGGCGCTGCTGCGGGAATGTCCCGATTATCCCCATGTCCTCTATTTCGTCGGCGACGCCGCGGCTTTCCGCGGCAGGATGCTGTCGGTGGTCGGTACCCGTGCGGCGACCGTTTACGGTCAGCAGATGTGCGATGTACTGGTGGGCCGCGTGGCCGAACTCGCCGCCGGAACGGCGGTCGTCAGCGGGCTCGCTTACGGGATAGATGCCGCCGCACACCGTGCCGCTTTGCGGTATGGGCTCCGGACGGTGGCGGTTATCGCCAATCCGCTGCCCGGCGTTACCCCCGTACAGCACCGGGCACTGGCGCACGACATTGCGGAGCGGGGCGGGGCCGTGGTGACGGAGCTGCACTCGCGGACCAGGCAGAACGGCGCTTATTTCATACCGCGCAACCGGATAATCGCCGGGATGGGTGAGGGAACCGTGGTCGTGGAGTCCCCGGCCGGAGGCGGCGCTCTCTCCACCGCGGCGTTGGCGGACGGTTACGGCCGTATCGTAATGGCGGTACCGGGGCGTGCGGGCGACCGGTGTTCGGCGGGAGCCAACCGGCTCATCATGGAGCGCCGGGCCGCCATGGTGTGTTCGGGCGACGATATCGTCCGGGAGTTGGGATGGGACATTGCATGTCCGGGATTTATTCCCGTCCGGGAGTCGCCGCCGGTGCTGAACGGAGACGAACGGCGTATCATGGAGTGTCTGCATGACGGGGAGGCTGCGGACATGGATACGCTGGCGCTGCGCAGCGGCATACCGATAGGACAGATTTCGGCCGTGCTGCTGGGGCTGGAACTCGGCGGGATGGTCCGGGCGTTGCCGGGGAAAAGATACGAAAAGAGCTGA
- a CDS encoding TatD family hydrolase, translating to MELIDTHTHPFDEAFDVDRAEVVARACEAGVRRMMCPAIDAATHAALFGLCDAYPDVCLPMMGLHPTSVNDNPDWRREVALVEEYLSGGASRRFYAVGEVGLDFYWSREWQREQEEAFRRQVEFSLRFGLPLVIHTREAWPEMLGLLREFRGSGVRGVMHAFSGTWEEYEAVKACGDFLFGIGGVVTYKKSTLPEVVSRMPLGDMVLETDAPYLPPVPYRGKRNEPAYIVHVCRKVAELKGIAPEEVAAATSVNACRMFGI from the coding sequence ATGGAACTGATAGATACGCATACGCATCCGTTCGACGAGGCATTCGATGTCGACAGGGCGGAGGTGGTCGCGCGAGCGTGCGAAGCCGGGGTTCGCAGAATGATGTGTCCCGCGATTGACGCTGCGACGCATGCGGCCCTCTTCGGACTGTGCGACGCATACCCGGATGTCTGCCTGCCCATGATGGGCCTGCATCCCACTTCGGTGAACGACAATCCCGATTGGCGCCGGGAAGTGGCGCTCGTGGAGGAGTACCTTTCGGGAGGGGCGTCCCGCCGTTTCTATGCCGTCGGAGAGGTGGGGCTCGACTTCTATTGGAGCCGGGAATGGCAGAGGGAGCAGGAGGAGGCTTTCCGCCGGCAGGTCGAATTTTCGCTCCGCTTCGGACTGCCGCTCGTCATCCATACGCGGGAGGCGTGGCCGGAGATGCTAGGCCTCCTGCGGGAATTCCGGGGAAGCGGAGTGCGGGGTGTCATGCACGCTTTCAGCGGTACGTGGGAGGAGTACGAGGCGGTGAAGGCGTGCGGCGATTTCCTGTTCGGCATAGGAGGCGTCGTTACCTATAAGAAGAGCACACTGCCCGAGGTCGTGTCGCGCATGCCGCTCGGCGATATGGTGCTCGAAACCGACGCCCCCTATCTGCCGCCGGTTCCTTACCGGGGGAAGCGCAACGAGCCGGCCTACATCGTCCACGTCTGCAGGAAAGTGGCCGAACTGAAGGGCATCGCTCCGGAGGAGGTGGCTGCGGCGACATCCGTCAATGCGTGCCGGATGTTCGGCATCTGA
- a CDS encoding asparaginase, whose protein sequence is MGRSSVLLIYTGGTIGMKTDPVTGTLVPFDFNGIYDEFPSLRRLDVDLEVLPFEPIDSSNVAPELWVRLADIIRENYERYDGFVVLHGTDTMSYSSSALSFMLENLGKPVVFTGSQIPIGVLRTDGRENLITAIEIAAAKEEGRAIVPEVSLYFQNRLFRANRTKKHSAEELSAFASHNYPALADVGVGIHYRYGAICRCDAGKTFSVNTAVSQDVAVVKIFPGMTEPVFRAMLSAEGVRGVVLETYGAGNAPTFGWFIGALEEAISRGVHVLNVTQCVSGSVNMDIYETGRRLQEAGVISGRDITTEAALAKMMCLLGRGCGTAEFVELMRHSVRGEMTEE, encoded by the coding sequence ATGGGAAGGTCGTCAGTGCTTTTGATATATACCGGCGGTACGATAGGAATGAAGACGGACCCCGTTACGGGGACGCTCGTACCGTTCGACTTTAACGGTATTTATGACGAATTTCCGTCGCTCCGGCGGCTGGACGTGGACCTTGAGGTGCTGCCTTTCGAGCCTATCGATTCGTCGAATGTGGCCCCCGAACTCTGGGTGAGGCTGGCGGATATCATCCGGGAGAATTACGAGCGTTATGACGGATTCGTGGTGCTGCACGGCACCGACACCATGTCGTATTCCTCCTCCGCCCTCAGTTTCATGCTCGAAAACCTCGGCAAGCCGGTGGTGTTCACCGGCAGCCAGATACCCATCGGAGTGCTGCGCACCGACGGCAGGGAGAATCTGATTACCGCCATCGAGATTGCGGCCGCCAAGGAGGAGGGGCGGGCCATTGTACCCGAGGTGTCGCTCTATTTCCAGAACAGGCTGTTCCGGGCGAACCGGACGAAAAAGCACAGCGCCGAGGAGCTCAGCGCGTTCGCTTCGCACAACTATCCCGCGCTCGCCGACGTGGGCGTGGGCATCCACTACCGTTACGGCGCAATATGCCGCTGCGACGCCGGGAAGACCTTCTCGGTGAATACCGCCGTATCGCAGGACGTGGCGGTCGTCAAGATATTTCCCGGCATGACCGAGCCTGTTTTCCGGGCCATGCTTTCGGCCGAAGGGGTGAGGGGCGTGGTGCTCGAAACCTACGGGGCGGGAAATGCACCTACGTTCGGATGGTTCATCGGAGCGCTGGAAGAGGCCATATCGCGGGGGGTACATGTGCTGAACGTGACGCAGTGCGTGAGCGGTTCGGTGAATATGGATATTTACGAAACCGGTCGGCGCCTGCAGGAGGCAGGCGTCATCAGCGGCCGCGACATCACGACCGAGGCGGCGCTTGCCAAAATGATGTGCCTGCTCGGCCGCGGC